From a single Planococcus shenhongbingii genomic region:
- a CDS encoding carbohydrate ABC transporter permease, with protein sequence MKKWIGKSENLAAYLFLAPFLIIYALFMVYPIIRGFFISFHTYQVGVEPIFTGLENYKTMIEDAYFWEALGNTLYFVVISTPVLIAIGLLMALLVNSKLKGTTFVRATFFLPFILSISVMASVWVFIFQPYTGLLTSILLSIGVEQDIFWLTDDVLAWMAILVATVWWTVGFNMILFLAGLQEIPREQYEAAEIDGAGPFRTFISITLPSLKSIIVLIVILQTINSFKLFGQPYLMTGGGPGTSTRPLVQYIYEKGFIEQQMGVASSMSYVLFFITIIFAFLQFKFFSRRNEEDK encoded by the coding sequence GTGAAAAAGTGGATAGGCAAAAGTGAAAATCTAGCAGCTTATTTGTTTCTTGCTCCCTTTTTAATTATTTATGCTTTATTTATGGTGTATCCAATTATAAGAGGGTTTTTCATTAGTTTTCACACATATCAAGTCGGAGTAGAGCCAATATTTACTGGTTTAGAGAATTATAAGACGATGATAGAAGATGCTTATTTTTGGGAAGCTTTGGGCAATACATTGTATTTTGTGGTGATTTCAACACCGGTGCTTATAGCCATCGGTTTATTAATGGCTTTACTTGTAAACAGCAAATTAAAAGGAACAACTTTTGTTCGCGCCACTTTTTTCCTGCCTTTTATTTTGTCCATATCTGTAATGGCAAGCGTGTGGGTTTTCATTTTCCAGCCTTATACAGGATTGTTGACAAGTATCTTGCTAAGTATTGGTGTAGAACAGGATATCTTTTGGCTTACCGATGATGTCTTAGCTTGGATGGCTATTCTGGTCGCTACTGTCTGGTGGACAGTCGGATTCAATATGATCCTTTTTTTAGCAGGCCTGCAGGAAATACCGCGAGAACAATATGAAGCAGCGGAGATTGATGGAGCAGGACCATTCAGAACATTCATTTCAATTACCTTGCCATCATTAAAAAGTATTATTGTTTTAATTGTCATACTGCAAACGATCAATTCCTTCAAATTGTTTGGACAACCATATTTAATGACCGGTGGTGGCCCTGGCACTTCTACTCGCCCTTTGGTTCAATACATTTACGAAAAAGGTTTTATTGAACAACAAATGGGAGTGGCATCTTCAATGTCTTACGTATTGTTCTTCATTACCATCATTTTTGCTTTTCTCCAGTTTAAATTTTTCTCTAGAAGAAACGAGGAGGACAAATAA
- a CDS encoding ABC transporter substrate-binding protein, which produces MRNVSVFTLMLLSLLFLVAGCSSDAGSGSTSGGESNTTKLTFWAPFSGGDADFMKAMVDDFNEQHEDIEVDYLTVTFDEYYTKLRTSVTSNQAPDIAIAHSSRIAELQSANLIESLDSPASKANLDWSTYNENVVNSAMVDNQHYGVPLDTHAEIMFVNKMLLDKAGVLNEEGLPVLGEGAEGFTEFLTQIKKSSGKEIFPLSSTSAGNQPRWIWWSLYSQLGGELLNEDGTKAAFNNEKGLQALEYMGGLIDQGLWPKNIQDGGELFLANRAGAHFNGVWMTGAIEQNEALDFVALPFPQLFDEPATWGDSHTFALPVNEKQTEEEKVAALKFADWIAEHAITWAEAGHIPSKTAVIESKEFQALPYRKDYAEIIDYVSFMPPSKDMTAINDLLGDQLSVFTNGGTSAQETLDILEKEVNKIIAN; this is translated from the coding sequence ATGAGGAATGTAAGCGTGTTCACATTAATGCTGTTATCTTTACTATTTTTGGTCGCAGGGTGTTCCAGTGATGCAGGATCAGGATCTACAAGTGGAGGGGAATCAAATACAACCAAATTAACTTTTTGGGCCCCTTTTAGTGGTGGGGACGCCGATTTCATGAAGGCGATGGTGGATGATTTTAATGAACAACATGAAGACATCGAAGTTGACTATCTAACAGTTACCTTTGATGAATATTACACTAAGCTTCGCACGTCAGTTACATCAAACCAAGCACCTGATATAGCAATTGCTCACTCTTCAAGAATTGCTGAATTGCAATCTGCTAATTTAATCGAGAGTCTAGACAGTCCAGCTTCTAAGGCAAATCTTGATTGGAGTACTTATAACGAAAACGTAGTTAATTCAGCGATGGTTGACAATCAGCATTATGGAGTGCCTTTAGATACTCATGCAGAAATTATGTTTGTAAACAAAATGCTTTTAGATAAAGCAGGTGTTCTTAATGAAGAAGGGTTACCAGTACTCGGTGAAGGTGCTGAAGGGTTTACAGAATTTTTAACACAGATTAAGAAAAGTAGTGGTAAGGAAATTTTCCCTTTGTCTTCAACATCAGCCGGGAATCAGCCACGATGGATCTGGTGGTCGTTATATAGCCAGCTTGGTGGAGAGTTGCTAAACGAGGATGGAACGAAAGCTGCTTTTAATAATGAAAAAGGATTACAGGCTCTTGAATATATGGGGGGATTGATCGATCAAGGCTTATGGCCAAAAAATATTCAAGATGGTGGAGAACTTTTCCTAGCAAACAGAGCCGGTGCTCACTTTAATGGAGTTTGGATGACAGGCGCAATTGAGCAAAATGAAGCATTGGATTTTGTTGCACTTCCATTTCCACAGCTATTCGATGAGCCAGCTACTTGGGGAGATTCCCATACATTTGCTTTACCTGTAAATGAAAAGCAGACAGAAGAGGAAAAAGTAGCGGCCCTTAAATTTGCAGACTGGATTGCAGAGCATGCCATCACATGGGCTGAGGCAGGTCATATTCCAAGTAAAACAGCCGTAATAGAGTCAAAGGAGTTCCAAGCACTTCCTTACCGTAAAGATTACGCGGAAATAATTGACTATGTAAGCTTTATGCCGCCAAGCAAGGACATGACAGCTATTAATGACTTACTTGGTGATCAACTTTCCGTCTTTACTAATGGAGGTACCAGTGCTCAAGAAACATTAGATATTTTGGAGAAAGAAGTAAATAAGATTATTGCTAATTAA